The Deltaproteobacteria bacterium genome has a window encoding:
- a CDS encoding exodeoxyribonuclease VII large subunit, which produces MLRAEPAPRILTVTQLAALVRAALEGGVGSVWVAGEISNLRRAPSGHVYFTLKDEESQLDAVLFRSAAQALAFRPADGMEVLVYGRVSLYPARGALQLYVDTMEPRGLGALQLAFEQLKARLGAEGLFAAARKRPLPRFPRAVGVVTALGGAVIHDMRTVLRQRWPACGIIVRPVRVQGAGAGREVAEGIADLNRLGGLDVLIVGRGGGSLEDLWAFNEEITARAIAASAIPVVSAVGHEVDFTIADFVADARAPTPTAAAALVVPDREEVAAGLARAEAGLRRALARRVAAARERVGGLERALGDPARRVRDLSQRIDDLAARARRGLLRRLAWERREVTTLAARLARSGPAPGLPRARERLAAAGERLRFALGVRLGRARATVEQAAGRLDALSPLACLERGYAIVRRGDSSGPVVRDAGTLGAGDTVAVVFARGRARARIEASEPDEKP; this is translated from the coding sequence ATGCTCCGTGCCGAACCCGCGCCGCGCATCCTGACCGTCACCCAGCTCGCCGCCCTCGTGCGCGCGGCGCTCGAGGGCGGGGTGGGCAGCGTCTGGGTGGCGGGCGAGATCTCGAACCTCCGCCGTGCGCCCTCGGGGCACGTCTACTTCACGCTCAAGGACGAGGAGAGCCAGCTGGACGCGGTCCTCTTCCGGAGCGCCGCACAGGCGCTCGCCTTCCGGCCCGCGGACGGCATGGAGGTGCTGGTCTACGGGCGCGTGAGCCTCTACCCGGCGCGCGGCGCCCTCCAGCTCTACGTCGACACCATGGAGCCGCGCGGCCTGGGCGCGCTCCAGCTCGCCTTCGAACAGCTGAAGGCCCGCCTCGGCGCCGAGGGCCTGTTCGCCGCCGCGCGCAAGCGCCCCCTGCCGCGCTTCCCGCGCGCGGTCGGCGTCGTGACTGCGCTCGGCGGTGCGGTGATCCACGACATGCGGACGGTGCTGCGCCAGCGCTGGCCCGCGTGCGGCATCATCGTGCGGCCGGTGCGCGTACAGGGCGCAGGGGCGGGACGCGAGGTGGCGGAGGGGATCGCGGACCTGAACCGGCTGGGCGGCCTCGACGTCCTCATCGTCGGGCGGGGCGGCGGCTCGCTCGAGGACCTGTGGGCATTCAACGAGGAGATAACGGCGAGGGCGATTGCGGCGTCGGCGATCCCGGTCGTCTCGGCCGTGGGCCACGAGGTCGACTTCACGATCGCCGACTTCGTGGCCGACGCGCGCGCCCCCACACCGACGGCCGCGGCCGCGCTCGTCGTCCCCGACCGCGAGGAGGTGGCCGCGGGCCTCGCGCGGGCCGAGGCGGGGCTCCGCCGCGCCCTCGCGCGCCGCGTGGCCGCCGCCCGCGAGCGCGTCGGCGGCCTCGAGCGCGCCCTCGGCGACCCGGCGCGCCGGGTCCGCGACCTGAGCCAGCGCATCGATGACCTCGCTGCGCGCGCGCGCCGGGGACTCCTCCGCCGGCTCGCCTGGGAGCGGCGCGAGGTGACGACGCTCGCGGCCCGCCTCGCGCGTAGCGGTCCGGCGCCGGGCCTGCCGCGCGCGCGCGAGCGCCTGGCCGCGGCGGGCGAGCGCCTCCGCTTCGCACTCGGCGTGCGGCTCGGGCGCGCGCGCGCGACGGTGGAGCAGGCGGCCGGACGGCTCGACGCCCTCTCGCCGCTCGCCTGCCTCGAGCGCGGCTACGCCATCGTGCGCCGGGGCGACTCGAGCGGCCCCGTGGTACGCGACGCGGGCACGCTCGGCGCGGGCGACACCGTCGCCGTGGTGTTCGCGCGCGGCCGGGCCCGCGCGCGCATCGAGGCCTCCGAGCCCGACGAGAAGCCGTGA
- a CDS encoding exodeoxyribonuclease VII small subunit, which produces MAELPATPRFEDALAELEGLVQRLEKGELPLEESLAAFERGIALVRSLAQRLAEVEQRVEVLLKSEAGKLVLRPLETDEE; this is translated from the coding sequence ATGGCCGAGCTGCCCGCCACGCCGCGCTTCGAGGACGCCCTGGCCGAGCTGGAAGGGCTGGTCCAGCGCCTGGAGAAGGGCGAGCTGCCGCTCGAGGAGTCGCTCGCCGCCTTCGAGCGCGGCATCGCGCTCGTGCGCTCGCTCGCGCAGCGCCTGGCCGAGGTCGAGCAGCGGGTCGAGGTGCTGCTCAAGTCCGAGGCCGGGAAGCTCGTGCTCCGCCCGCTCGAGACCGACGAGGAGTAG
- a CDS encoding polyprenyl synthetase family protein, which translates to MDLERYLAARGRLVERALAARFPPARARLRQAVRYSLLAGGKRIRPILALAAGEVCGAPARRVLPFACALEMIHTYSLVHDDLPAMDDDDLRRGQPTSHKVWGEGLAILVGDALLTEAFRVMAGARGVPPARALGAVAEVAAAAGEAGMVGGQALDLAAEGSRASLRRVQDIHRRKTGALLRSAVRVGALVAGADARTLRRLTAYGEHLGLAFQIADDILDASGDPEADGRTDHELGKATYPGVLGLAGARAAAARERDAALAALRGLGRAAEALRALAAYVVARAS; encoded by the coding sequence GTGGATCTCGAGCGCTACCTGGCGGCGCGCGGGCGCCTGGTCGAGCGCGCGCTCGCGGCGCGCTTCCCGCCCGCCCGTGCCCGCCTCCGCCAGGCGGTGCGCTACAGCCTCCTGGCCGGCGGGAAGCGCATCCGCCCGATCCTCGCCCTCGCCGCGGGCGAGGTCTGCGGCGCGCCGGCGCGCCGCGTCCTGCCCTTCGCCTGCGCGCTCGAGATGATCCACACCTACTCGCTCGTGCACGACGACCTGCCCGCGATGGACGACGACGACCTCCGCCGCGGCCAGCCGACCAGCCACAAGGTGTGGGGCGAGGGGCTCGCGATCCTGGTGGGCGATGCGCTCCTGACCGAGGCGTTCCGGGTGATGGCCGGCGCGCGCGGCGTGCCCCCGGCGCGCGCCCTCGGCGCAGTCGCCGAGGTGGCGGCGGCGGCGGGCGAGGCCGGCATGGTGGGCGGGCAGGCGCTCGACCTGGCCGCCGAGGGAAGCCGCGCGAGCCTCCGCCGTGTGCAGGACATCCACCGCCGGAAGACGGGCGCGCTTCTCCGCAGCGCGGTGCGCGTGGGCGCGCTGGTCGCCGGCGCCGACGCGCGCACGCTCCGGCGGCTGACGGCGTACGGCGAGCATCTGGGGCTCGCCTTCCAGATCGCCGACGACATCCTCGACGCCTCCGGCGACCCCGAGGCGGACGGGCGCACCGACCACGAGCTCGGCAAGGCGACGTACCCGGGCGTGCTCGGGCTGGCGGGCGCCCGCGCGGCGGCGGCGCGCGAGCGCGATGCGGCGCTGGCCGCGCTCCGCGGGCTCGGCCGGGCGGCCGAGGCCCTCCGCGCGCTCGCGGCGTACGTGGTCGCCCGGGCCTCGTAG
- a CDS encoding TlyA family RNA methyltransferase, producing MVRVRIDRLLVERGLAASRERARRLVMTGDVLVGDRPITKPGAEVPADAEVRLRTADSPYVSRGGEKLAGALDAFGLEVRDLVAFDVGASTGGFTDCLLQRGARRVIALDVGYGQLAWKLRHDPRVVVIERTNARHLTPAMLPEAPDLAVVDVSFISLATVLPAVAGVLAPRGTIVALVKPQFEVGRGRVGKGGVVRDPAQRAEAVAGVRTAAEQLGLAVRGEAESVLSGPKGNREVFIWLARS from the coding sequence GTGGTGCGCGTTCGCATCGACCGCCTCCTCGTCGAGCGCGGGCTCGCCGCGAGCCGCGAGCGCGCCCGGCGCCTCGTCATGACGGGCGACGTGCTCGTGGGCGACCGCCCGATCACCAAGCCGGGCGCGGAGGTCCCCGCCGATGCCGAGGTGCGCCTCCGCACCGCCGACTCGCCCTACGTGAGCCGCGGCGGCGAGAAGCTCGCCGGCGCCCTCGACGCTTTCGGTCTCGAGGTGCGTGACCTGGTAGCGTTCGACGTGGGCGCCTCGACTGGAGGGTTCACGGACTGCCTCCTCCAGCGCGGCGCGCGGCGGGTGATCGCGCTCGACGTCGGCTACGGGCAGCTCGCGTGGAAGCTCCGGCACGACCCGCGCGTCGTGGTGATCGAGCGCACCAACGCGCGCCACCTGACGCCGGCCATGCTCCCCGAGGCCCCCGATTTAGCGGTCGTCGATGTCTCCTTCATCTCGCTCGCTACCGTCCTGCCCGCCGTCGCGGGCGTCCTCGCCCCGCGCGGTACCATCGTCGCGCTCGTGAAGCCGCAGTTCGAGGTGGGGCGCGGCCGGGTGGGGAAGGGCGGCGTGGTGCGCGACCCCGCGCAGCGCGCCGAGGCGGTCGCCGGCGTGCGCACGGCGGCGGAGCAGCTCGGCCTCGCGGTGCGGGGAGAGGCGGAGTCCGTGCTGTCCGGCCCCAAAGGTAACCGCGAGGTGTTCATCTGGCTCGCGCGGTCGTAG
- a CDS encoding glyoxalase → MEASAAFYRRLGMEIEDSGPDHRTATNAGALDFDLDSRNFAEVWNSSTADAPGAPSVVIGFGVASRAEVDRLYQELTAAGYRGQQRPYDAFWGARYAIVEDPDGNLVGLMSPSDPERRIWPPKPAPR, encoded by the coding sequence ATGGAGGCGTCCGCGGCCTTCTATCGGCGACTCGGTATGGAGATCGAAGACAGCGGACCGGATCATCGCACCGCCACGAACGCCGGCGCGCTCGACTTCGACCTCGATAGCCGCAACTTCGCGGAGGTCTGGAACAGCTCGACCGCGGACGCGCCCGGCGCACCGTCCGTCGTGATTGGCTTTGGCGTCGCCTCGCGCGCGGAGGTCGACCGGCTGTATCAAGAGCTGACGGCCGCCGGCTACCGCGGCCAGCAACGCCCGTACGACGCCTTCTGGGGGGCGCGCTACGCGATTGTCGAAGACCCCGACGGCAACCTCGTCGGCCTCATGAGCCCCTCCGACCCTGAGCGCCGCATCTGGCCGCCGAAACCAGCGCCGCGGTAG
- a CDS encoding DegQ family serine endoprotease: MPPRRTLRSTVCLALVLAPSLPHRAAAREPLSSFADVLDRAEPGVVNIATVGRTEEGGEQETMQDFLHRFFGEGPRVQRSLGSGFIISPDGEIVTNNHVVQGAAKIRVRMANEEELEARVVGSDSKTDVALLRVKAPRPLPTLPLGDSDAVKVGDWVLAIGNPFGLTQTATAGIVSAKGRFLGEGPYDDFIQTDASINPGNSGGPLIDQQGRVIGINAAIVSPAGGNVGIGFAVPINLARWVIDQLRAHGVVVRGWIGVAIQSVTPDLARSLGLAAAEGALVADVTAGGPAAKAGIARGDVIERWGEHAIRHSRELPLLVAGTAPGARVAVTLVRDGRQRTVDVTVAKMPPQPPGEGRAEPSPGGAEAWGLRVETLGPRDARRLGLEPGSGVRVVDVEDGSPADEAGLEPDDVIVEANRRPMRSPADLGRALAASPGRALLRVQRGSASLFVEMTR, translated from the coding sequence GTGCCTCCCCGGCGCACCCTCCGGTCCACCGTCTGCCTCGCCCTGGTGCTCGCTCCGAGTCTCCCGCACCGGGCCGCCGCGCGCGAGCCGCTGTCGTCGTTCGCGGACGTGCTCGACCGGGCCGAGCCCGGGGTGGTGAACATCGCGACGGTCGGACGCACCGAGGAGGGGGGCGAGCAGGAGACGATGCAGGACTTCCTCCACCGCTTCTTCGGCGAGGGGCCGCGGGTGCAGCGGAGCCTCGGCTCGGGCTTCATCATCTCGCCGGACGGCGAGATCGTCACCAACAACCACGTGGTGCAGGGGGCGGCGAAGATCCGCGTACGCATGGCGAACGAGGAGGAGCTCGAAGCCAGGGTGGTGGGCAGCGACAGCAAGACGGACGTCGCGCTTTTGCGCGTGAAGGCGCCGCGGCCCCTGCCGACGCTCCCGTTGGGCGACTCCGACGCGGTCAAGGTGGGCGACTGGGTGCTGGCGATCGGCAACCCCTTCGGTCTCACGCAGACGGCGACGGCCGGCATCGTGAGCGCCAAGGGGCGCTTCCTCGGTGAAGGGCCTTACGACGACTTCATCCAGACCGACGCCTCGATCAACCCGGGGAACTCGGGTGGCCCGCTGATCGACCAGCAGGGGCGCGTGATCGGCATCAACGCCGCCATCGTGAGCCCCGCGGGCGGCAACGTCGGCATCGGCTTCGCCGTGCCGATCAATCTGGCGCGCTGGGTGATCGACCAGTTGCGGGCGCACGGGGTCGTGGTGCGCGGCTGGATCGGGGTCGCGATCCAGTCCGTGACGCCCGACCTCGCTCGCTCCCTCGGCCTCGCCGCCGCCGAGGGCGCCCTGGTCGCCGACGTGACCGCCGGCGGCCCGGCGGCGAAGGCCGGCATCGCGCGGGGCGACGTGATCGAGCGCTGGGGCGAGCACGCCATCCGCCACTCGCGCGAGCTGCCGCTGCTGGTGGCCGGGACGGCTCCCGGCGCGCGCGTCGCGGTGACGCTCGTGCGCGACGGCCGGCAGCGCACGGTCGACGTCACGGTGGCGAAGATGCCGCCCCAGCCGCCGGGCGAGGGTCGCGCGGAGCCGAGCCCGGGCGGCGCCGAGGCGTGGGGCCTGAGAGTCGAGACGCTCGGGCCGCGCGACGCGCGCCGCCTCGGCCTCGAGCCCGGCTCGGGCGTCCGCGTGGTCGACGTCGAGGACGGCAGCCCGGCCGATGAGGCCGGGCTCGAGCCGGACGACGTCATCGTGGAGGCGAACCGCCGTCCCATGCGCTCGCCCGCGGACCTCGGCCGCGCGCTCGCCGCGAGCCCGGGGCGCGCGCTCCTGCGCGTGCAGCGCGGCTCGGCGTCGCTCTTCGTCGAAATGACGCGCTAG
- a CDS encoding DNA-directed RNA polymerase subunit omega, producing MARITVEDCLQRVPNRFELVLLAARRAKQLLKGARPLVESDNKEIVSALREIAADKVRLKYGG from the coding sequence ATGGCACGCATCACAGTCGAGGATTGCCTGCAGCGCGTTCCCAACCGCTTCGAGCTCGTCCTGCTCGCCGCCCGGCGGGCGAAGCAGCTGCTCAAGGGCGCACGCCCGCTGGTCGAGTCGGACAACAAGGAGATCGTGTCCGCGCTGCGCGAGATCGCCGCCGACAAGGTCCGCCTCAAGTACGGCGGCTGA
- a CDS encoding sigma-70 family RNA polymerase sigma factor gives MRSRRSRRRTAATRGRILRSRRRSARSVMARDADIHPEVTVPPPAERAPEAERAVESRPAGALVPTDALQRYLAEIRRIPVLSREEEHELAVRWHEHEDRQAAWRLVTANLRLVVMIAREYQRAFHNLLDLVQEGNVGLLEAVKNFDPYRGIRFPSYAVWWIRAYIIRYIMNNWRLVKVGTTQAQRKLFFNLAKERERLEREGFSATPKLIAERLDVREREVVEMEQRLAARDVSVDAPLGEEEDATLLDFLPSREQTADAVADEEYHRLVRRTANEFQKTLKGKDLVIYERRLAPLMRDEEPVTLQEVGDEFGITRERVRQIEARVKKRLAEYMRQQIPDIRDIAFGA, from the coding sequence ATGCGGTCGAGGCGCTCGAGGAGGCGTACGGCGGCAACCCGCGGGCGCATCTTGCGGTCTAGGAGGCGGTCCGCTCGGAGCGTCATGGCACGCGACGCCGACATCCATCCCGAGGTGACGGTCCCGCCGCCCGCGGAGCGCGCCCCAGAGGCGGAGCGCGCCGTCGAGTCGCGCCCGGCGGGCGCGCTCGTCCCCACCGACGCGCTCCAGCGCTACCTGGCCGAGATCCGCCGCATCCCCGTCCTCTCGCGCGAGGAGGAGCACGAGCTCGCCGTGCGCTGGCACGAGCACGAGGACCGCCAGGCCGCGTGGCGCCTCGTCACTGCCAACCTCCGCCTCGTCGTGATGATCGCGCGCGAGTACCAGCGCGCCTTCCACAACCTCCTCGATCTGGTCCAGGAGGGGAACGTCGGTCTGCTCGAGGCGGTCAAGAACTTCGACCCCTACCGCGGCATCCGCTTCCCGTCCTACGCGGTGTGGTGGATCCGCGCCTACATTATCCGCTACATCATGAACAACTGGCGCCTGGTGAAGGTCGGCACCACGCAGGCGCAGCGCAAGCTCTTCTTCAACCTCGCCAAGGAGCGCGAGCGACTCGAGCGCGAGGGCTTCAGCGCCACCCCCAAACTCATCGCCGAGCGCCTCGACGTGCGCGAGAGGGAAGTGGTCGAGATGGAGCAGCGGCTCGCGGCGCGCGACGTCTCGGTCGATGCGCCCCTCGGCGAGGAAGAGGACGCAACACTCCTTGATTTTCTGCCCAGCCGCGAGCAGACTGCCGACGCCGTCGCCGACGAGGAGTACCATCGGCTGGTCCGCCGGACGGCGAACGAGTTCCAGAAGACCCTCAAGGGGAAGGACCTGGTGATCTACGAGCGGCGGCTCGCGCCTCTCATGCGTGACGAGGAGCCCGTGACGCTGCAGGAGGTGGGCGACGAGTTCGGGATCACGCGCGAGCGGGTGCGGCAGATCGAGGCGCGGGTGAAGAAGCGGCTCGCCGAGTACATGCGCCAGCAGATACCGGACATCCGGGACATCGCGTTCGGCGCCTAG
- a CDS encoding acetolactate synthase translates to MQIHGGRVVARALKREGVPYVFTLCGGHVMSIYDGCLDEGIGVIDVRHEQSAAHAADGWARVTGRPGVAIVTAGPGLTDAVTGVATAWRANIPMLVIGGQAPRFFQDMGGLQDMAHVDLMKPITKWAVSVPHARRLGEYVASAFRVATTNVPGPVFLEMPLDLLFDNVEDSEVVVPEQSRTEAGIAPDPRYVERAFELLRGAQRPVCLVGSQLFWSRRREAYPEFVRTFAMPIYVNGQARGSLDPEDPHWFLHTRKDALKRADVVLIFGTPLDFRLGYGRSSHINEAARLIHVDLDGRELGKNRGCDVGIIGDTGLVMEALTACARAARWTPELSRGWLGELRALERKKWEALAPQLTADETPVNPLRLCAEVDRLLTPATIVIGDGGDFVGSAANVLRPRGFGHWLDAGPLGTLGAGPGYAMAAKLASPRSDVIIMYGDGAFGLNMMEFEACIRQKINIVGVIGNDAAWTQILRGQVQMYGPDRTPACRLAPSRYDLMIEALGGHGEWVERPEQIRPALERALGAGKPALVNVRIGTSDFRKDAISV, encoded by the coding sequence ATGCAGATCCACGGTGGTCGCGTCGTGGCGCGCGCGCTCAAGCGGGAAGGCGTGCCCTACGTGTTCACGCTCTGCGGCGGGCACGTCATGTCGATCTACGACGGCTGCCTCGACGAGGGCATCGGCGTCATCGACGTGCGCCACGAGCAGTCGGCGGCGCACGCCGCCGACGGCTGGGCGCGCGTCACCGGACGGCCGGGGGTGGCGATCGTCACCGCCGGCCCGGGGCTGACCGACGCCGTGACCGGCGTCGCCACTGCCTGGCGCGCCAACATCCCGATGCTGGTGATCGGCGGCCAGGCACCGCGCTTCTTCCAGGACATGGGCGGGCTCCAGGACATGGCGCACGTCGACCTGATGAAGCCGATCACCAAGTGGGCCGTCTCCGTGCCGCACGCCCGTCGCCTGGGTGAGTACGTCGCCTCCGCCTTCCGGGTCGCGACGACCAACGTGCCCGGCCCCGTCTTCCTCGAGATGCCGCTCGACCTGCTCTTCGACAACGTCGAGGACAGCGAAGTCGTGGTGCCGGAGCAGTCGCGCACCGAGGCGGGCATCGCCCCCGATCCGCGCTACGTGGAGCGCGCCTTCGAGCTGCTCCGCGGGGCGCAGCGCCCGGTCTGCCTGGTCGGGAGCCAGCTCTTCTGGTCGCGCCGGCGCGAGGCGTACCCCGAGTTCGTGCGCACCTTCGCCATGCCGATCTACGTGAACGGCCAGGCGCGCGGCTCCCTCGACCCCGAGGACCCGCACTGGTTCCTGCACACGCGCAAGGACGCCCTCAAGCGCGCCGACGTGGTCCTCATCTTCGGTACGCCCCTCGACTTCCGCCTGGGCTACGGCCGCAGCTCGCACATCAACGAGGCGGCCAGGCTGATCCACGTCGACCTGGACGGGCGCGAGCTGGGCAAGAACCGCGGCTGCGACGTCGGCATCATCGGCGACACGGGCCTGGTGATGGAGGCGCTCACCGCCTGCGCCCGCGCCGCGCGCTGGACGCCCGAGCTGTCGCGCGGCTGGCTCGGCGAGCTGCGCGCGCTCGAGAGGAAGAAGTGGGAGGCGCTCGCCCCGCAGCTCACCGCGGACGAGACGCCCGTCAACCCGCTCCGCCTGTGCGCCGAGGTGGACCGGCTGCTCACGCCCGCCACCATCGTGATCGGCGACGGCGGAGACTTCGTCGGCTCGGCCGCCAACGTCCTCCGTCCGCGCGGCTTCGGCCACTGGCTCGACGCGGGGCCGCTCGGCACGCTCGGCGCCGGCCCCGGCTACGCCATGGCGGCCAAGCTCGCCTCGCCCAGGAGCGACGTCATCATCATGTACGGCGACGGCGCCTTCGGCCTCAACATGATGGAGTTCGAGGCCTGCATCCGGCAGAAGATCAACATCGTGGGCGTGATCGGCAACGACGCGGCGTGGACCCAGATCCTGCGCGGCCAGGTGCAGATGTACGGCCCCGACCGCACGCCCGCGTGCCGGCTCGCCCCCAGTCGCTACGATCTCATGATCGAGGCGCTCGGCGGGCATGGCGAGTGGGTCGAGCGGCCGGAGCAGATCCGCCCCGCGCTCGAGCGGGCGCTCGGCGCCGGCAAGCCGGCGCTCGTCAACGTCCGCATCGGCACCAGCGACTTCCGCAAGGACGCGATCTCGGTGTAA
- a CDS encoding competence/damage-inducible protein A, which produces MDRTAGILVIGNEILSGKVVDTNSPFLTRELRALGVSVRRILTIPDELDEIATAVAQFHRDYDLVFTSGGVGPTHDDVTMEGVARGLNRKVIRHPAIADKIREYFRDKVNEARLKMSEVPEGAELIVDGRLGFPTIKCENIYILPGIPEILEQKFQALRERFAVSPYFLRVVYTREGEGAIAEHLNATLAAFPELLLGSYPKIGDPEFAVKLTLESKDEAYVERALAHLLGLLPEEGVVRTE; this is translated from the coding sequence GTGGACCGCACCGCGGGCATCCTCGTCATCGGCAACGAGATCCTCTCGGGCAAGGTCGTCGACACCAACTCCCCGTTTCTGACGCGTGAGCTCCGCGCGCTCGGGGTCTCCGTCCGCCGCATTCTCACCATCCCGGACGAGCTCGACGAGATCGCGACCGCCGTAGCCCAGTTCCACCGCGACTACGACCTGGTCTTCACCTCGGGGGGCGTCGGTCCCACCCACGACGACGTCACCATGGAGGGCGTGGCGCGCGGGCTCAATCGAAAGGTCATCCGTCACCCCGCCATCGCGGACAAGATCCGCGAGTACTTCCGCGACAAGGTGAACGAGGCGCGGCTCAAGATGTCGGAGGTCCCGGAGGGCGCCGAGCTGATCGTCGACGGCCGGCTCGGCTTTCCGACCATCAAGTGCGAGAACATCTACATCCTGCCCGGCATCCCGGAGATCCTGGAGCAGAAGTTCCAGGCCCTGCGCGAACGCTTCGCCGTCTCGCCCTACTTCCTGCGCGTCGTCTACACGCGCGAGGGCGAAGGGGCGATCGCCGAGCACCTGAACGCGACCCTGGCGGCGTTCCCCGAGCTGCTGCTCGGCTCGTACCCGAAGATCGGCGACCCGGAGTTCGCGGTCAAGCTGACGCTCGAGTCGAAGGACGAGGCCTACGTCGAGCGGGCGCTCGCCCACCTCCTCGGCCTGCTCCCCGAGGAAGGGGTCGTGCGCACGGAGTAG
- a CDS encoding PAS domain-containing protein, with the protein MPELRRGQPRGSLRARRALSPGRDGSDTARTPPANTQGAPKKGDAGSRGALDANIIIANAPDPVFVSDLEGRILQANEAISELLGFRQDELLEQSLSRFISPEESREFTAALREVVERGVTRNARLNSRSASGEVIPTSLNASALRGPEGRVIGAIGILRDMREVDEARRYAESLIKNAPDPVFVSDLEGKILQANDAVSELLGFREDELLEQSLARFISPEETREFTAALREVVERGVTRNAMLHPRSASGEVIPTSLNASALRDVEGRVIGTIGILRDMRELDKARAYAESLIENAPDPVFVSDLEGKILQANEAVSQLLGFRPDELLEQSLSRFIGPEETREFTAVLREVVARGATRNARLNPRSASGEVIPTTLNASGLRDAGGKVIGVIGILRDMRAYERVVRDLRASQAELQQKILDLEKFEEVVVGRELKMIALEREVESLRHQLERMKAEKSQT; encoded by the coding sequence ATGCCGGAACTCAGGAGGGGTCAGCCGCGCGGATCGCTCCGCGCGCGACGTGCATTGAGTCCCGGGCGGGACGGCAGCGACACGGCGCGGACGCCTCCGGCCAACACCCAGGGCGCGCCGAAGAAGGGCGACGCCGGGTCGCGCGGGGCGCTCGACGCCAACATCATCATCGCGAACGCTCCCGACCCCGTGTTCGTCTCCGACCTCGAGGGCCGCATCCTGCAGGCCAACGAGGCGATCTCGGAGCTCCTCGGCTTCCGCCAGGACGAGCTGCTCGAGCAGTCGCTCTCGCGCTTCATCAGCCCGGAGGAGTCGCGGGAGTTCACGGCTGCGCTCCGCGAGGTGGTGGAACGCGGCGTCACGCGCAACGCGCGGCTCAATTCCCGCAGCGCCAGCGGGGAGGTCATTCCCACTAGCCTGAACGCCTCCGCCCTGCGCGGTCCGGAGGGCAGGGTGATCGGGGCGATCGGCATCCTGCGCGACATGCGTGAGGTCGACGAGGCGCGGCGCTACGCCGAGAGCCTGATCAAGAACGCCCCGGACCCGGTCTTCGTCTCCGACCTGGAGGGCAAGATCCTCCAGGCCAACGACGCCGTCTCCGAGCTCCTCGGCTTCCGGGAGGACGAGCTGCTCGAGCAGTCGCTCGCGCGCTTCATCAGCCCGGAGGAGACGCGCGAGTTCACGGCCGCGCTGCGCGAGGTGGTGGAGCGCGGCGTCACCCGCAACGCGATGCTCCACCCGCGCTCGGCCTCGGGCGAGGTCATTCCGACCAGCCTGAACGCGTCCGCGCTGCGCGACGTCGAGGGCAGGGTGATCGGGACGATCGGCATCCTGCGCGACATGCGCGAGCTCGACAAGGCTCGGGCGTACGCGGAGAGCCTCATCGAGAACGCCCCGGACCCGGTCTTCGTCTCCGACCTGGAGGGCAAGATCCTGCAGGCCAACGAAGCCGTCTCGCAGCTCCTCGGCTTCCGGCCGGACGAGCTGCTCGAGCAGTCGCTGTCCCGGTTCATCGGCCCGGAGGAGACGCGCGAGTTCACGGCCGTGCTGCGGGAGGTGGTGGCGCGCGGCGCGACCCGCAACGCGCGCCTGAACCCTCGCAGCGCCTCGGGAGAGGTCATCCCGACGACGCTCAACGCCTCGGGGTTGCGGGACGCCGGTGGCAAGGTGATCGGCGTCATCGGCATCCTGCGCGACATGCGGGCCTACGAGCGCGTCGTGCGCGACCTGCGGGCGTCGCAGGCGGAGCTGCAGCAGAAGATCCTCGACCTCGAGAAATTCGAGGAGGTGGTCGTGGGCCGCGAGCTCAAGATGATCGCCCTGGAGAGGGAGGTGGAATCGCTCCGCCACCAGCTCGAACGGATGAAGGCGGAGAAGAGTCAGACGTGA